The proteins below are encoded in one region of Halodesulfovibrio sp. MK-HDV:
- a CDS encoding SDR family NAD(P)-dependent oxidoreductase, whose protein sequence is MHSIPIQLSGNHACILGASSDLGMAVAKILSDAGLRLTLSACSENGISRITSAFPAATILELNLEKIARSAILDTGTTVDAALGTIDSPDYLVDCMQSDFEAFIAGADPADIAQYMEINITGRAICLRHISRMMLANRFGRCVFISSTAAALPNSGQGFYAASKLAGEALYQNLGVELGGRGVTSCSLRLGYVQSGRGNKFIENNPQAVTRSPAKRAVSSGEAAWTVAFLLSDDARMINGTSITMDGGLTACK, encoded by the coding sequence ATGCATAGCATTCCAATACAGCTTTCGGGAAACCATGCGTGTATCCTTGGCGCGTCGTCAGACTTGGGAATGGCGGTTGCAAAAATATTATCTGACGCAGGTCTCCGATTAACCCTTTCTGCATGTTCAGAAAATGGAATCAGCCGCATTACATCAGCCTTTCCTGCTGCCACTATACTTGAACTCAATTTAGAAAAGATTGCTCGAAGCGCTATTCTTGACACTGGGACGACTGTTGATGCTGCGCTTGGTACCATCGATTCACCCGACTATCTTGTGGACTGCATGCAGAGTGACTTTGAAGCATTTATTGCAGGCGCTGACCCTGCTGATATTGCCCAGTACATGGAAATCAACATTACCGGCAGGGCTATCTGCCTGCGACATATTTCAAGAATGATGTTGGCAAACAGATTTGGTCGCTGTGTGTTTATTTCTTCAACTGCTGCCGCGCTTCCGAACTCGGGACAAGGATTTTACGCAGCATCTAAGCTTGCGGGCGAGGCTCTGTATCAGAACCTTGGCGTTGAGCTTGGCGGACGCGGTGTGACAAGTTGCTCGTTGCGACTTGGATATGTGCAGAGTGGCAGAGGCAACAAATTTATCGAAAACAACCCACAGGCTGTAACGCGCAGCCCTGCTAAACGTGCTGTTTCTTCGGGCGAAGCCGCTTGGACTGTGGCATTTTTACTTAGCGATGATGCACGGATGATTAACGGCACTTCTATTACAATGGATGGCGGCTTGACCGCTTGTAAATAA